The following is a genomic window from Falco cherrug isolate bFalChe1 chromosome 9, bFalChe1.pri, whole genome shotgun sequence.
TGCTGAGCCAGCCCTTTCCCCCCCAGAGGAGCCTGTATGTGGGGGCAGCCAGTGGGATCCTGCAGGTGCCCCTGGCCTCCTGCACCAGGTACACCTCTTGCTATGACTGCATCCTCGCCCGGGACCCCTACTGTGCCTGGGATGGCAGGGCCTGCCGCGCCACCGCCACCGCAGACAGGTAGGAACAGGCTGCCTGTCCCTAGCGGCGTCCCTACGAGCCTTCCACCTGCCCCATCCCTTCCACCTGCCCCATCCCGTGCCGTCACATCACCCCATGGCACAGCCGCCCTGGTGCCACCACCGAGTCTGGCATCTGGTGGTGGCTCTCCCGGTGGCTGTGATCCCGTAAGGGTGGGCTCAGCCAGGGCTGTATGGCTGAAGCCCCCTATGCCTTGCAGCACCGGGCTGGTGCAGGACATTCAGAACGGCAACGATGGATGCCGGAGCAGCTCGGGGCGGGGTGAGTCTGTGCTGCCCCTCGGGACCACGGGGGATGCCAGTGTCCAGCATCTCTTAGGGTGGCTGGGATGGGTGTGAGGCGGTGTGTGTCCCCGCAGGCTCCCTGCTGTGGAAGAACCGGACGGTGCTGCAGGGGGACGACGTGCTGCTGCCCTGCGACCAGCGCTCCAACCTGGCACGAGCCATCTGGCTGCTGAACGGCAGCGAGGCGCTGGGCTCAGGGCAGGACCGGCTGCGCGTCGGGGTGGACGGGCTGCTGGTGACGGACACGCTGCCCCAGCACAGCGGCGAGTACCGCTGCTACGGGGAGGAGCGGGGTCTCCggatgctgctggccacctACAGCCTAACCGTGCTGCCCGAGCTGCCTCGTGGTCCCACGGCCacgccccagccccacaccgcCAGCCAGGTGTCCGGTGACATGAAGGTGGCTTACATCTCCGCCATTGTCACCTTGGTGGTACTGTGCGCCGTGCTCAGCACCGTCCTCCTCTATGTGTCCTGCCTGGAGAAGCGCAAGGGCAAGTATGTCCTGGGGGAGCCGCGGCCAGCCAGCGTGGAGCTGCAGACCATCTCGGCCAACTGCCTGCGCAAGGGCCgccgggaggaggaggaggaagagaaggaagggcTCACCTACCCTGACGGCTGCCTGCGGATCATCCCTGGCgaggcacccacagctgccacctccccagtCAAGGAGCTGCCGGCCGCCGTGCCCCCactgccgccgccgctgccagCCGAGCTCACCAACGGTGTGGGGGCTCTGCCCAACGTCCTCCGCAAGATGAACGGCAACAGCtacatgctgctgcagcagcaggaggagccCCTGGCCTCGCCGCTCTACAGCGCGTCCTTCACTGAGGAGCTCAGCAAGATCCTGGAGAAGCGGAAACACACGCAGCTGGTGGAGAAGCTGGATGAGAGCTCCGTgtaggggctggggggggtcctgCCAGCGGGaccctcctcccctccagccccttctcccaccccctGCCAACAGTGTTACAAGACTCAGGCAAAACTACCTCCTGGATGGcagagccgggccgggcccgggctcCGCCGTTCCTTtggcttttctctctccttttgaGACtcactgtacagaaaaaaagaaaaagaatctaTTTAAATTTGGGAGCTCTATTTATGTATAAAAACCCACTGACGGCGGCCACGagctggaggcaggagctggcaccTGGCTGAAGGTGGACACTGGGGGGAGGGTTTCTGTCTGCCCGCTCAGGTGTGAGACGCTGTTGTGGACGCGTGGACtcagcctgccctgctgggcATCCCTCGGCACACAGGAACGGGATGGCTGCTGAGAggtgggtgaggagcagggagggaggctgggggctCTCACAGGGCGCAGGGTTCCCTCCCAGCATGGGGCCAGGTTGGGGTTTCCCCAGCTGCCCACTCACaggtgggagaggggctgcGGACACATCTCATGGGGCAGGGTGGCCTTGgtggctgccagcccctgcccgctGTCCCACATCTGCCCCCTCAGGGTCTCCTCTCCAGGAGAGGATGGTTTGGCAAGGGATGGAGCCGGGGCAAGGAGCTGACATCCCAGACAccccagagcagctggtggAGAGGTGCATGCCCGCTGCGAGGAGGCCCCAGGTGAAACGCAGGGCTAGGTGCCCTGGGGAGGTGGCACCCCTGCAGCCTCTGACCCTGACAGGGCTTtgccccctctccccagggTGCTGCACAAGAAGAGTGGGATGCAGCAAGATGCACCGGCAGCGGGACCAGCACCGCCATGCCCTGCAGCATGGCAAGGGACCAGCACACCACCCACATCCCCCCGACGTCTGCAGCAGTCCCATGGCCCTGGGAAACACGTTTCTGCCCTCCTGCGTGGTACCATTGGAGAACTGGGGTTCAGACACAGCCCTATCCCCTGCGGACAACAtgtgggagaagaaaaatcctcaacacagcaaggaggaggaactgTGGACAAGGACCTGCCTCCCTGTGGGGCCTCCTGCTCTTCATGGCACTTTCCAGGGGCAGCCACTGTCCCTAAATCCCCCCAACTACCTCTACTCCTGCCGCCTCCTGGGGGACCCAAGGGATTAGGGTGACAAAAGCATCTCTGCCTGAGGACAGTGCAGTAACACCagagaagctggggagggacagaCTTGCTGGGGTGTGTGTCCTCCCTTCTGTGTTCCTTGCTGGCACCTCCAGGATCAGGACATCATCtggagctcagccctgcagagggggcaggagggagtgGCAGCCCCTGGGGTCCCTAAAAAGGCTGGAGCCCAGGGCCTCCTGCCCTAGAAGAGCAAGGCTTACTGGGAAAAGGCAAGAGCTGGATGGCTGGGctctcccaccctgcccccaCTGTTGCTTTTGATGCAAGGGGTGGGGTGAGCCACCCCCGAGCACATATGCACAcaccctccaccccaccccaggaaGGGTATTGCCCTCTGTGTCTGGCGTCCCTCGTGCACAGCCCCCACATGCGCCCTGGCAATAAACGCGGCTCTGTCTGGACACGGCGTGGTGGCATctctctgcaggcaggaggagagatGGATGCggaggctgggggcagaggctTTATTGGGGCTGCAGGCGTGGGCCCTGGACAGTGAGGATGGAGGGTTTGTTGGTCAGAGGGTGCCACTGGCCCTGGATACTGGGGTTGTCAGTGTGGAAGGGTTTGCGGATGCGGATGATGTCCAGGCCAGACTGCCCAGCTAGCTTGGTGGCCAGCTGCACGATCTCTTCACACGTCTTGCTGGCGACGAGCTCCTCCCGCACAGTCCCGTTCACTGTGACAGAGCAGGGGGGTCAGGCCAGACCCACCCAACCCCACAgcccacatccccccccccctcccagggagcagctgctgttctCCCATCCcacagggctgccagccccagcaccgactgcagctgagcagagacagcgcagagctggggcagggtggggaggaccctgtccccatcctgccccatccCAAACCTCCGTGCCCCTCTCAGCACTCACAGTACTcggccagcagcagcggggCCCGGCCGGAGCGGGGGCTGATGTAGAGGACGACATCGGGGTGCTGCCGGGCAAAGTCCAGCGCCGCCTCCTCCACGAACTGCCtgtggggggatgggggggccGTCGGCCCCAGTGGGGTCACAGAGTGGCGATcaccgcagcccccgccccagAGCAAAGAGCAGAGGTAGGGTCACCCCCACCCTGGTGCCCCTGCCCGCGGGAAGGGTCATAGTGCAGCGGTCGGGGCAAGTCGGAGGCCACCACCAGCCCACCCCTGCGCCAGGGGGGCCGAGGTCAGGTCGCAGCGCCGCCTTCCAGCGCCTCCCCCGTCACGGAAGAGGGCCCGAGTCACGgcgccgcccctccccccgcctcTGTGGGTCAGAGGTCAGCAGCACCTTCCCCTTCCCTATACAGAGGTCACCACAGCTTCCCGTAggcccctcctgcagcaggtcGGGTCGCCGGGTCCCCCCGCCATCGCCGGCGCTCAGGGGCGGCGGGTGCGACGCCTCCGACGGTACCTGGCGCCGCGGGCGTCGGCCGCGGTCGGGCTGAAGAGGAGCTGGAGGCGCTGGAGCTGCCGCACGTAGCGACCCACGCCGTTGTGCAGGACGGCCGTCAGGAACCGGCTGGGCGTCCCGCGGCCCGTCATGGCGCCGTTCTCACCCGGCACCGGAAGCGGAGCCGCGCGTGGCGGCCAGGACATCCGCCCCGGGTCCGCTCGCGGAAGTGACGCTccgagcgcggcggcggcggggtcAGGCAATGGCGGCGTCCGTGGAGCTCCACGTGAGGCGGGCAGTCTGagcggcgccgggccggggggcggggggccgaggggccggggggccggggaCCGCGGGGCAGCCGCCGATGCGGACAGGCAGCGGCGCGGGCGGGTGCCGCGGCggcccgggctggggcgggcGCCGGCGGGATGGCGGCGGTGCCGCTGCGGCCCTGCAGAACCGCTGTCCGCCTCCTGCCGGTGCTCAGCGGGGGGACGAGGAGCAAGGGAGCCTCCCTGAGCCCCGGAGTGCCGGGCCGCCTCACCCAGCGGCGCTACAAGAAGGACGTGCTGCCCTCCCCCGAGGGGCCCGTGCCCTCCGTCTCCATCACTGAGATCCGGCAGTACCTGCGGGCCCAGGGCATCCCCTTCCACGATGGGTACAGCTGCCTGCACACCCCCAGCCTCTTCACCAGTGGCCAAGAGGCCCAGCCGCCGCCCTCCAGCTCTTCTTACACGCTTTTCATTGACAAGACCACGGGCAGCTTCCTCTGCACGGCCACTCTGGCTGAGGGCACCTGGCAGGACTTCCAGGCCAACGTGGAGCTGCGGCACCGCGGCATTCCCCCTGCCAGCTCGGAGGAGCCGGAGGAGGACACACAACAGGCTCGCAAAGATGCCCACAGCATCTGGGACCGGGCGGTGCCActctgggagctgctggatgAGGAGGAGACCAACAAGACCAAGGCCATGTTCGGTATCTCCCTGGTGACAGACACCACCCTGAAACGCTTTGGGGTGCGTTATCTGAGGACTGCCAAGTCACTCGTCTTTCCCTGGTTCAGCCCCCGCGATGCGACGCTGAAGGGCTTGAAGCTCATGAAAATGGAGAAGAAGGGAGATGTGATATCTTACGTGGAAGAAACATTACCCCGCTTCGATTCCTATCGCAATCTCTTTGGGCTGCCCCTCATCGGCCGCCGAGACACAGAGCTGGTCTTAACTGGGTGGGAGCTGGACGCCCTGGCCCTGCACCAAGCTACGGGGGTagccagcctggccctgccacGGGGGgccacctgcctgccccctgcccttcTGCCCTACCTGGAGCAGTTCAAGCGCATCACGCTGTGGCTGGGGGAGGACCTGCGCTCCTGGGAGGCCGCCAAGCTTTTTGCCCGCAAACTGAGCCTGAAGCGCTGCTCCCTGGTGCGCCCTGGTGACCTGCAGCCCCGGCCTTTGGAGGCTCTAAACCAGGGCCTGAACCTCACTAGGATCCTGCGTgccgccctgcctgccagccacaAATCCATCATTTCCTTCCGGAAGCTGCGCGAGGAGGTGTTTGGGGAGCTGGTCAACACCGAGCAGGTGGCTGGCATCAAGTGGGCACGCTTCCCCGAGCTCAACAAGCTTCTCAAAGGGCATCGCAGAGGGGAGCTCACCATCTTCACAGGTGATGGGCAAACAGCTAGTGGATGGGGGGAGCAGAAGGCTCTTCAGTGGCTTCATTCTCCTGGTGGTGACAGACCACGAGCCTTCCAGGTTGCTTTCTGCTCATGGCTTCAGCTGAGCCCGTCTTGGGGATGTGTGAGAGGCTGGGGCACGTTCCTAGGTGCCGTGGGGCTGGGCATGCCAGTGTGGCGATGGGTCCCTGCCTGGGGTGGCACAGGATGTCCTGAGATGTCCCTAGAGGTCCCTTACCCCTGCTTCCATCCACCATCTACTGTCTGagccctccctgtgcccccGCTACTGGCTGCCAAACATTTCCTTACACCCCACAGGGACCTGCTGGCTCTTGAAGATGACAAATGTGTGCCCAGACATCTAGCCTAGCACAAGATGCTGCCTGTTTATGGTGGGAGCACTGTGGATGGGCTGGTCTTATCCCTCTCCCTGTCACTTCCACCTCCAAACAACTCCCCCCAAGCATGTTCAGGATGGGTCAGGTCATCTCCCCCAGCTAATTCATCCTGTTGTTGTCCCTGTGCCAGGCCCAACAGGCAGTGGGAAGACGACCTTTATCAGTGAGTACGCACTGGACTTGTGCATGCAGGGGGTGTGCACACTGTGGGGCAGCTTCGAGATTAACAACGTTCGCCTGGCCAAGATCATGCTGACGCAATTTGCCGCCCAGCGCCTGGAGGACCAGCTGGAGCTGTATGACGAGTGGGCTGATCGCTTTGAGGACCTCCCGCTCTACTTCATGACCTTCCATGGCCAGCAGAACATCAAGTATGATCCCACATCTTCATCCCCAGTGGTGTTTACCCGTCATGGCGTGTGCTGCAGGACCGTGGGGAGCCAGGGCTCGTCTCCTGCAGTGGGTCACAGACTTGGGGCTGGTAGGGGGCACGTTGGGGCTGTTCAAGTCCCGGTGTTGGCCTGTGGGAACTGCATGGCTCACCTGGCTGCATTCCTGCTGATGCGGGGACTGTCACAGCCTCCCTGTGTAGTGGGGGTGAAGGGAGGAGACAGGTCCCTGCGCTAGGCGGCTGCTCTACAACCACCCTCTGCCCCTGGCAGGATGTGCCCTGCCCCGGGTCACCTGGCAGCGCTGCTGTTTGCTGAGGAGCGAGGACAGGCACCTCCACCTCCTCTGATTCACCAGGTGCTGTGGTGTGTGCACGCATCCTCATGTGTTCTGAGGGTCCCTGTGGGCTTGGGGGATCATGGAATAGTGGGCAGGGGCCAtgtgggcagcagctggccttACCTGTGGGGATGGGGCTGTGTCTGTCCTGTGACAGGAGATGTGGGGGTGGGACATGCCCAGGGCCCAGTGGGAGCCAGCCTGGTACCTCCtagctctgcctctccctgtccccatgcctggctcagcatccccatccctgcctttgCTGATCCCTGGGGCTGATCCCggtctccccctgcccaggacAGTGATTGACACCATGCAGCATGCCGTCTACATGTACGACATCACCCACGTGGTTGTTGACAACCTTCAGTTCATGATGGGACACGAGCACCTCTCTGTGGACAGGTAGCCTTTCTCCAAACCACCTCCTTCCTGTGCCAACCTGTCACTGGAGCTGGCCCTGTTGGGTGTCACACAAGGGCTGGGGACCCACGCAGCAGGTCCCCTTTAGTCCTCTACGGCAGCCCTGTTTTGTTGAAGGGCAACTACCgccctggggagggagaagtGGGGAAGGGTAAGCTGGTTACCTGTGACCGCTGTTGTGCCCTATCTCTTTGGCTGTGTGGGTCTGGCTGCTTCACAAAGAGTGAGCCCAGACCCCTGGATGCTTCCTGCTGTGGGGCAGAACCTGGCAGCATCTTGCTGCTCCCCTGCACCGAGCAGTGGCAGCCCCTGACCCCATTCTTGCTGCTGTGGCAGGCTCGCTGCCCAGGACTACATCGTTGGTGCCTTCCGCAAGTTCGCCACGGAGAACACTTGCCACATCACACTGGTCATCCATCCCCGCAAGGAGGATGACGAGAAGGAGCTGCAGACAGCCTCCATCTTTGGTTCTGCCAaggtgagctgggctggggtggcccTCCTGTCCCTCAGGCACAGCATGTTCCCAGGAAGAAGCTGGGATACATTGGGAAGCCGtccacagctgcccccagcaccccgagTCATCACTCAGGGcctgaaggatgctgtgagagGCAGGACATCCCCAGGCCTCCTGTCACCTGCTGAAGATGCGGAGTCCCAATTTGGCCAGGCCTTTGTAGGGAGATGCAGACAGGGAGGAAACCCTTTGCCAGCTAAAGCTTTGCTGGCCCTTTAGGTGCAGTTAATTAATACTCATCAGCTGTGAGTGGGATGTAGtatgaaataattaaagaagGAGCTAGGGAGGGTGCAGGGTTGGGCTCTCTGAGTGCTCCAGTCTGCTGTGATGCTGAACAATCCTGCAGTGGTGGACAGGAGGAACTCTTGAGTGCATGGCCCTCCCGTGCTCGCTTGTTTCCCTAGGGCATGCTGTGGCTTCAGCTCATGTCTGTCTGCCCAGTGCGTCCCTGGGAAGTCCTGGGGGAACACAAGCGGTAGATGTTTGGGAggtgctgaagctgctggggTCTGGGATGCCCTGTTACAGTGCTCGaaggagctgggcaggcagcctgtGAGCACCTCTGAGCCCTGTGActggctgcatccccagcaccctcctggAGAtgttttcctcccccccccccaggccagCCAGGAGGCTGACAACGTGCTCATCCTGCAGGACCGTAAGCTGGTGACAGGGCCAGGGAAGCGCTACCTGCAGGTATCCAAGAACCGCTTTGATGGAGACGTGGGCgtcttccccctggagttcagcaaGGCCTCGCTCACCTTCTCATCTAGCAAAAGTAAGGTCAAGGTGAAGAAGATGAAGGAGGAGAAGGCGGTCTTAGCCAAGAAAGCACCGGAGGGAGGCTCGGGAAGCTCCAAGAAGCGATGAGCCTGGCAGGTCTCTTCCTTGGTCTATCAGGAGGGATGGGGACTGGTGCTGGGGGCATGGACCTGGGGCGTGTcggtccctcctgccccaggagcagcagccgcATGCTGCTGTGGCCCTTTCTCCTCCTGTGTGAACAAGCCTCATGGCCACCAGCATGGTGTCTCTGAGATGTGGGGCCATCATGAGAGAAATGGGCTCATCCCAGAGAAGAGTGGCCAGGGGAAGGTGCTTTGGCAAACACTGGCCGCTCTGTACTGGTGCTACGTGCGGGGGAACTGAGTCAGCAAGGGTTGAGTGAGGGTCATCTCTGGACCTGGGGCAGGTTGTTAAATTGTGGCTAAAATGGAGCAAAAGTCCTGGGCTGTCACTGGTGGGGGGAGCTGTGCAGAGGGAAACATAGTGGGAACCCTCCAGTCACAGGTGGGGCCCTCTGGGCTTGATCCTGGCTGGTATGGAGCCAGCGAGGGGAAGGAGGTGGAGGGAAGCGTGGGAGATCGTGGATGGCTCTTGCCCCAGAGCTGTGCACTCCcggtgggacgtggtgggagCTGAACCCCCACAGCACCACTGCTCgtggcagggaaggcagcactgtCCTGCACCGGCAGCTGCTCTGGCCGCTCGGCTAACGTCGGCTCAGGGTCTCACCCGGCCCCTCGGGGGGCCGTCACCAGCAGTAAAACCTCGGGGGGTGCAGCCCTGCCTTGTTCTGCGGGACTGGGGGGGTGGCCACCCCCGTGCCTTCTGGGTTGGGGGCAGCGAATACTGTGACCTGGCCAGTCCTTGCTGTGGTAGGACAAGTCCACAGCTGGATCTTGGTCTAATCcctttggggttgtttttttctttcctagttttattaaaacataaatGCGAGTgccatttctgtgctgctgaccCTGTGACTGGGAGACCCTgaggctggggggtgggagggggacTCCAGAGGACTTGGGGGATGCAGTGCCAGGGGTTGTCCCCTCTGTGCAGGGCatcctgcctggccctggcacGCGGGTTATTGCCAGCCTCCGCACCAGGCATAGTTTTAACCTGAGCCATAATGaggggccggggcaggcaggcagcacacaCCCAGCCCCGGGTTTCCGGGGTGCACTGGCTCTCCCGGAGAGCACccttgggtgctgctggtgcgGGTGTAAgcgcccccctgccccggcagGCCAGGGGTGATGGCAGAGGAGTGTCCCAGGGAAATGGAGGTAAGGTAAGCGGGTAGCCAGGCTCCCAGTGGAGCTGGGTCAGGATCTgcatggggggggtgggggtggggaggggctGCGGGTGTCCCCCCTCAGCCCGAGAGCCCCCTCTGGCCCCCATTTTCCCCCAGTGTAGCCCGGGGCAGGTGCTGTCATGGGGCTATGGAGTGGAAGTGGGGCAGTGGGAAAGCCCAGGATCCCCAACTCCCACCCATCCCTTcttggggctgggagggggtgATGGAGCTGAAGCTGAGGGGGAGCCTGGGTGACCCCAGACCCTGGGCAGCATGGAGgtgcccacagctccccaggctgTGAGTGGGTTGATGTTGGTTTTTCTCCCTTGTCCCCCAGTTTGGGACTTTTGCGGAGCTAGGGGGTGGCAATAGCTGCAACATCTCATGGtaggggggtgggtgggtaggGTGATGTCCAGTGGGGCTGACACACGCACCCCATCCCCCTTGGcggggtgctgggctccccaaaTAATTTCGGGGGGCATATCCTCGGAGGCGACCTTCACCCCGCGGGTCTGGGGCTGTACTGGGGGACGCAGAGCCCTGAGGTGGGGTGTCTCGGCTGATGCAAAGAAGGGGACAAGCTCTGCGCCCCCCCCGCAAGCCCGGAATCCCCCGGTATCAACGCGTCTGGCACTGTCCTGGGCGAGGGTGACCCACGCGGGGGCTGCCCCACgcaccccgcagccccccccgtACCCCCATCTCCTTCCCGCTGGGGGCGTGGCCTCTGGGAGGGGGCGTGGCctcgggaggggcggggcggcggggcgcggcgcggcgcgggagggcggcagcggggccgcgGTGAgtgcgggggccggggccggggggtcccgcggggccgggggccgctgCGGCGGCCCTGGGGGCGAGCTGTGGGGCGGCCGAGCCGCCGGGGTCCCGGCGGCCGcttcggggcgggggggggatgAGGGAGCTGCCGGCGCTGGGGGAGTCGGGCCCCCGGGGCCGCTctgcgggcggccggggcgctctgggggtgctggggggcggCTGCGGCCCTGGGGGTCCGTGGGGCGCTTCGGGGGTGTTTCAGGGGCACTTCGGGGGTGTCCTGGGCGCGCAGAGGCCCAGGGGTCTGCAAGGCAGTTTAAGGAGTCGCGGGGCAGTTTGGGGGTGCTTTAGGGGCGCTccgggggggctgtggggcagcgcAGGCCCAGGGGCGCCGTGGGGCGCTTTGGGGGCGTTTCAGAGCACTTTGGGGGTGGTTTAGGGCCACTTtgggggagctgtggggcagcagaggCCCAGGAGCTCTGTGGGACACTTTGGGGGTGCCTTAGGGGCACTTtgggggagctgtggggcagcagaaACGCAGGGGCCCAATGGGGCACTTTGGGGGTGTCATGGGGCACTTtgggggagctgtggggcagtaCAGGCCGCGGGGCTCCGTGGGGCACTTTGAGGGTGTCATGGGAAACTTTCAGTGTGGTTTAGGGCACTTtgggggagctgtggggcagcaggggcCCAGGGGTGCCATGTGGTCGGGCAGGTGGAAGCActgtgggacaggctgggtgctgtggggctcagtGGGGCAGTgtggggtgggtggcagggcAAGGGAGGCAACACCACCCAGGGAGCCTCggggggtgggatgggctggcagGAGCATGGCTTGGCATGGGGGGGTGCCCACCCCACAAGCGCCGGGTGCGTGGGGAGGGGTGAAGGGCTgatcccccctgccctggggggcCCTGAGGTGCCGTCGAGGCACAGGAACCCCTGGGGGCCTGGAACACCCACAGCTCGGGGTTGGGATCCAGCCGAGCAGGGGCCGAGGCTTCCCTTGTTTCGGGGTCGGAACGGTGGGATCCGGCTTCGCTGTGCTCCGGCCGGAGCGGCCAGTGGTGACGCCACTCCAGTTGCTGACTGGTTTTACTGGGTGGCTGGAGGGAGGTTTCCCAGGGTGCTGGCGGCCGGCTGGGCTGGCCACCTCACTCCCCAGCCACTTGCCCGGGGGGCAGTGGGACCCTCTCGGTGGGCCGTGGGGGCTTGCGGGAGAGAGAAGATGGAGTTCCTTCCCAGCGCCTCCCAGCGTGAGCGCGGGGCCCCAGCGGTGGCAGTGTCCCCTCCGTGGCTGTGCGGGGACCCGGCTGTTCCCAGGGGTGTCCCCCTGACCCACACGTCCTAGGGGAGTTTCACTGCGGTGgggtgctgtgctttggctggctgtggctgggggaCCCCAAAATGTCCCTTTGGGAGTTCTGTGTCCCTGTCTGGTCCCTgatccctgctcctgcccctccagcagcagcaggtccctgTGAGGGGCCACTGTCCCCACCACCACTCCTGAGGTGGCCGCAGCCCTCCGAGGGCACTGAGAGCGGTgtacctgctgctggccccccCTGCCACCCTCTGTGCCACGCTGGCACCACCTGCCCCAGATCTGCATGTTGAGGCActtgggcgggggggggctgtggggtaCACAGGGACCCCTGATGCCGTTTGACACCCTGACcccctcctctttccccttcctgccTCAGGGGCCGGCGGAGCTGTGTTTGCAGTGCGGGGGCCAGAGTGGACCGGACGGATGGGCAGCAGCTGGCGaggtgagcagagctgggcagggggtgtCACCCAGTTTCCCACCTGGGGGTGTCAGGGGCACAGTGTGAGGTCACGGTACACGGAGACGGCACGTGTTGGTGGGGGTGACGGTGGCAGGAGGGCTGGCTCGCCGGCATCTCTCCCTTGCTTGCCCCACCCTGGGCCCTGGCAGGCAGATTGATTTCAGGTGACAGCTCTGCAGGTGAGACCGTGTGGGCAGTGGCCCCCCTGACCCGTGCCCCATGCCAGCCGCAGCCATGTGCAAGATACGATGAGGCAGCAGGGGACAGATCCGTCCCGTCAGCTGGCTCCCGTCACGCAGGCGTATGGCAGGGGGGTGCAGCGGGGCACTGGCGGAGTGCCCTGGCTCAAGGGGGGTGTGCGGAGTGGGAACAAGGGGCACCTGTGTAGGGGctgggaaagggcctggtgcCCCCATTCTGGACCACTTGTCTACCTAGCATCTGCCCCCTCAGTCACACTCCCTGGGGGACCCTGCACCCTGTTGTGGatggctgggggtggggggcaccctCTGTGCGGTCACTTCAGAGaggtggtggctgtggggcaggggagatggTTGTTCCCAGTGTGTggggctgcccccagctctcCGTGGGGGTTGTACTGGTGGGTGCCACGGGACAGGCAGCGCTGTGGGGCAGGCAGACGGGCAGGCTGCCCGGGAGTCGGC
Proteins encoded in this region:
- the TWNK gene encoding twinkle mtDNA helicase isoform X1, whose translation is MAAVPLRPCRTAVRLLPVLSGGTRSKGASLSPGVPGRLTQRRYKKDVLPSPEGPVPSVSITEIRQYLRAQGIPFHDGYSCLHTPSLFTSGQEAQPPPSSSSYTLFIDKTTGSFLCTATLAEGTWQDFQANVELRHRGIPPASSEEPEEDTQQARKDAHSIWDRAVPLWELLDEEETNKTKAMFGISLVTDTTLKRFGVRYLRTAKSLVFPWFSPRDATLKGLKLMKMEKKGDVISYVEETLPRFDSYRNLFGLPLIGRRDTELVLTGWELDALALHQATGVASLALPRGATCLPPALLPYLEQFKRITLWLGEDLRSWEAAKLFARKLSLKRCSLVRPGDLQPRPLEALNQGLNLTRILRAALPASHKSIISFRKLREEVFGELVNTEQVAGIKWARFPELNKLLKGHRRGELTIFTGPTGSGKTTFISEYALDLCMQGVCTLWGSFEINNVRLAKIMLTQFAAQRLEDQLELYDEWADRFEDLPLYFMTFHGQQNIKTVIDTMQHAVYMYDITHVVVDNLQFMMGHEHLSVDRLAAQDYIVGAFRKFATENTCHITLVIHPRKEDDEKELQTASIFGSAKASQEADNVLILQDRKLVTGPGKRYLQVSKNRFDGDVGVFPLEFSKASLTFSSSKSKVKVKKMKEEKAVLAKKAPEGGSGSSKKR
- the TWNK gene encoding twinkle mtDNA helicase isoform X2 — translated: MAAVPLRPCRTAVRLLPVLSGGTRSKGASLSPGVPGRLTQRRYKKDVLPSPEGPVPSVSITEIRQYLRAQGIPFHDGYSCLHTPSLFTSGQEAQPPPSSSSYTLFIDKTTGSFLCTATLAEGTWQDFQANVELRHRGIPPASSEEPEEDTQQARKDAHSIWDRAVPLWELLDEEETNKTKAMFGISLVTDTTLKRFGVRYLRTAKSLVFPWFSPRDATLKGLKLMKMEKKGDVISYVEETLPRFDSYRNLFGLPLIGRRDTELVLTGWELDALALHQATGVASLALPRGATCLPPALLPYLEQFKRITLWLGEDLRSWEAAKLFARKLSLKRCSLVRPGDLQPRPLEALNQGLNLTRILRAALPASHKSIISFRKLREEVFGELVNTEQVAGIKWARFPELNKLLKGHRRGELTIFTGPTGSGKTTFISEYALDLCMQGVCTLWGSFEINNVRLAKIMLTQFAAQRLEDQLELYDEWADRFEDLPLYFMTFHGQQNIKTVIDTMQHAVYMYDITHVVVDNLQFMMGHEHLSVDRLAAQDYIVGAFRKFATENTCHITLVIHPRKEDDEKELQTASIFGSAKDRKLVTGPGKRYLQVSKNRFDGDVGVFPLEFSKASLTFSSSKSKVKVKKMKEEKAVLAKKAPEGGSGSSKKR
- the MRPL43 gene encoding 39S ribosomal protein L43, mitochondrial is translated as MSWPPRAAPLPVPGENGAMTGRGTPSRFLTAVLHNGVGRYVRQLQRLQLLFSPTAADARGARQFVEEAALDFARQHPDVVLYISPRSGRAPLLLAEYLNGTVREELVASKTCEEIVQLATKLAGQSGLDIIRIRKPFHTDNPSIQGQWHPLTNKPSILTVQGPRLQPQ